A stretch of DNA from Peromyscus eremicus chromosome 18, PerEre_H2_v1, whole genome shotgun sequence:
ATCATGAATCACCAAGCTATGTTTATGAATACAAGACCTACACAAAATCAAGCCAGCTGAAATCTAGCTGTAGAGGGGTTAGACTTTCTCATGGACTGCCCATATATTGAAGAACTATGGCATTAGGGTAGTTGCTGGAGTAGAGAGAATCATTATTTCTTGACTATGTGTCCACTGGTAGGTACTCCACTAGCTGGCCACCAACTCATGCTCACATGAGCATCACTAACAAGACTCAGTGtatgacagacagagagacacgcACACTcacagagaaggggagagagatgaATTTGGAAGAGGGCATGTTAGGGCTGAGGTGGAAGGTGGAAATAGGAAGGACATGTGATCTTATTTCATAGTATAcacgtatgaaattctcaaaaaataagaattttataaaattacattaaagGATACATAATCTTAGTGGGGGAAGTTGGTAAATGTCTATGAtaccagcattttggagatggaggcaggaggctcaaaACTTTGAGGTCATCATCAGCTTTATAAGAAGCAGAAAATCAGCCTGGGATGTctgaggccctgtttcaaaacaaagtaaatatcaACAAAAGACGTGCAATCTAGGaacagacaaaaaaattaaaatccagcAATAAAGATGAAGTACCAAGGTGTGTTTTAGTTTGTCCATTTTTGTGTTCTAGCAATCCCATACTAAACAAAGGAAAACCTTCTAGAAATAGGAACCTAAACACCAAAACTCATGTAGAGAATGGGATCTGCTATTCTAATTTCTACTcaatgctggctatattctaTTAGCCAGGGCATTTATAATGTGAGCAGTATTAGAAAAGATACCAGATAGCAAAGAGtcaaaattttttcttaaattaaggTGATTATGAAAATTATGTGGATTCTCGACCAAAttttataaattagaaaatattattttctttaatttcttttttttttttttttttttttttttttttttttttggtttttcgagacagggtttctctgtgtagctttgcgcctttcctgggactcacttggtagtccaggctggcctcgaactcacagagatccgcctggctctgcctcccgagtgctgggattaaaggcgtgcgccaccaccgcccggcattttctttaatttcaaaaatacatatttaggatGCCTAATAAAAGAGATGATAATTAATATGTATAAAGGAGAATTAGGGATAACTGTAATGTTTTAAACTAACAGATCAGAATGACCAAAATAGAATATACTTTGATTTTAGGAAGTTGTATACATGATCCTACATGACACTCTTTTGGACAAAATATCAAAAGTTAGGGTGGTGACACTTAATGGATAATCAGTTAttgttatattttagtttttatcgATTAAAATGAAAGCTTCTGGTAGTATCTGTTAGAGTCAAATCTATTATATACATAtcatgaggaaaaagaaaatatttatactgTGTTTAGTTTACAGCATTATTTATAGTTCTACTGTGAACTATAAAGCAAAATTGCTACTTAAAAAAATCCCACAAGGTACAATTTTCTAGTTTAGCAGAAATAAGAACTGAATTTCAACAAGGTTACATAGTCTTCTTTGTTTGTGGTGGCTAGTAACTTATGGATTCGGTTACAAACTCACATAAGCATGCAACTTTTGCAGTGTCTATATCTTCTCTTAGGAAGAGAAAAGTAGGTCCACAAATACGTGgaggctgtgataaaacacaaagtTAAGATCTACAATGGAAGCATGTGTCAGAGGACTCCTGAACTTAATATTGCCTTAAAAACTGCAAAATTGATTGAAAATACATAGAGTTGTAAAACATTAACCAATAAATAACATAATTATAAAATTGAGTTGGCTATTATTCaattgcattaaaataaatataataactgttaaattaaagaaaacagtAGCAAATAAAGATAGGAaattacagttttatttgttagaaggGGCTAGGAATCATTTGTTACTCCTTGGAATCATGCTTTAAAGAAAGCAAGTATTTCCTAAATGACAGATTTTGAATAAATGATGTAATGGGTTTATCTAGAAAAGTAGATGTTTTTCATACTAGGTAAGTCataaaattttgctttatttatgtaCTATATGGTACAGTTTTTCTATACTAGCATAATATGAGCTGAACATTGGTCCAATAAATGGAGTGTACAAGTCTCATAACTATAACTGTATGAAGGAAAATAGATCTAAATGACATATtggttttgaaattattttttcataccTGGCCAATACCtattttataatttgtaaaaaaaagtatgttttgCAATGATAATGTGTTTTTATTAACACTTATTATGGATATTTTTATACTCAACATCGTCATTGCTGctaaagtgtttatttttttcccaaaacTCTATTTTCAACATTTTGCTGTGATCTAttacatgcttttatttttataaaattgtaaGAGTTTATTTAAAGAGCTTTAGTGGTAAGTTGTGGGGAGCAGATGAAGTTCTGAATGAACGTGTATTGTTAACATGATTATGGTCGTGTCCATGTCGAGGACggcaatgcctcagacccatggaaatGGCCAAGCTTTCCCTGAGGCTCAGAGGAACGGCAAAGCTTACCTTTCATCCACGAACAGATGTTAAGAAGATTAACCTTTAGCTAATACCAATGTGTACAGAGTCTATCAACCACAGCCTTTCTCTAGATAGCTACAACCGAAGTTTGCTCTTGCAGACACCCCCTACAAAGATTGGCTAGCATATCTCTTCCTCTTTCAGCTATGTTATAAATCTACCTCCTTGATTCAGATGAATAAAATAAGTGGTCTGAGTTCCTGTGCTGTTGGTGTATTTTCACCAGAAGACTTGACCCACTGGATCCTCGATTTTCTGTATATGTGTCTGGAAAATtgttcttccttcatttcctggTCACCCGAGTCAGGTTTTCAGGACCCAGCCACAGCACTAAGTAaacatttgtacactgtgaaattTCTGTAAAAACCTAAAGGCATACTCAAATTTGTGCTTGAAACCTATTGGCATCTTGTTTTCATgacaattaaaaatcaaactaTTCCTTTCACACTGTGATTATTTTCAGTGGCTTATTTAGCAAAGACAatcatctgtgtatgtatgtgtgcatataaactAAGTATACAcacctcatacacacatgcacacgcatatcAATGTGAAGAAAAATGGTCCCATAAAGCTTAACAGGTTGAATATTGATAATTCTAATAACTATTTTTGGATCTATGCCTACCTGATAATATTCATTCAGCACTTTGTAATGCAATATTTATTTAGTTGCATAGGAAAGTTTTtgtgagatttttcattttaaaagagtaGAAATGACTGTATACTCTGTTTTGGAGAAACTTGCACATCAATGTTAATTGttgctttattcacaatatccaggaaatggaaaatatCCAGATGTTcaccaactgatgaatgaatgatgaaaacCTGCTATGTATCTATTCAACTGAATATTATTCTgctattaaaaactgaaaatttcaCATAAATGTATGAAGCTGGAAATAAGTATTCTGAGTGTGGTAATCCATaccagaaagacagacaccatATATTGTCTCTCATAGttagatattttaaatataaataaacatatacttatgtttaaaattaaattagtgCTAGAAACTAGTAAGTCGGTACATGAGATTTCAAAGGAAGGGGAATGGAATAATGGAATTTATGCAGTATGAAAGGATAAAGGAAATAATGGAACAGGGATTAAAACATGGAGGAAGATGAGAAGTCAGATTTTATCATGGAAGATTTTAAAAACACCACATGACAACctgctactgtagaagcttccgaAAAATAGATATATGGTTACAAAATTAGTTTAAATGAAGTTGTCCTATAATAAGGATAAAGTGTCTCTCCCAGACATTGTAGATTATCAAACAAAAACTCAATTAGAGATATGGGTTACCCTTTTCAAATTGTTGCTAAGTGGTATCTTATAGACatcccaaacattacaggctccCCAGTACCCTCCAGAATtttgttgctgaagacatcacatactttTGCTATAGGGCATTGGGAATCTGAGATGCTACTGATCTGAAAGCCTTCTTTGTattggctagttttcatagttcTACAAGATTTCTATGCCTACTACCGAGATAGAAAATGAATCATCAATCTTACCAAGGTGTGAAAACTGTGAGCTACAATAGCAACCAGACAGACAAGATATGATCGCCAGAggaatagtggcatgaatgtcagTTTATGACTGAATTAAAATCCACTCCACAAGACTGAATTCAGACCTGATCCAGTCAACTCCACCAAAACCCATGTAGCTGGTTTACTCATAGGACCTAGGAAAGAAATTACTATTATACTGTTAAATGGACAAAACGATAAAGTGACCTCTAAATTCTTATTTTTGTGCAAGTGGAACAATGTATCTCATGACTCTAGTTAGAGGAGCTTCATTTTACAATACAGTGTGATTAATACATGCACACAGCTCACCAAGATGTagagagaaagaaattggagagtgCTGAGGATTTAATGGGACATCCATATCCTATCAAGGTTCAGGGACAATTATGGAAGATGGGACAAAGGTTACAAGAGTCAGAAAGAGTAGACCTCTGCAGTGTAAATATTTACTGGACTTGAAAGGGTCATTAAATGTGTGGACTCACAGCAACTCTGACTGCCTGCACACGACCTCCACTAGATCAGACCATTCAAAATCCCAGTGGGAGTGGAGCAGGGTTCATGAGGCTCTATCCCTAGAAGTGTTATTGGTAACTGATGTCtgatggggaagagagaggagtttTCTTTAGGAATCTGGCTCCAGCAAGCATATTCACCTGTGTATTGTCCTATAACATACAAATACAGGCAGTGGAAAGTGGactcagtgtgtttaaaaaaagagcacacaAAGTTCAGAGGGAAAAATGTCAGTTGATAGGGCAAGAATTGGAGAGGAGAAAGTGAGGGGTTGAAGTTGATAAAGTATGTAATATGTAAGATGAAactctcaaacaacaaaaatcaaataaaaggtTTAAATgagttttaaacacacacacacacacacacacacacacacacacacacacaaatcaaatgaAGTAAAATGAGAGAATGAGAACAGATGTGTGGTTCTctgttcctccttttcctccttgcaGACGCTTTCTTTGTCAAGGCTATTGTTTTACTTAGAAAATTAACACTGTTAACCTGTTGATCATTTCTAGGGTAGTCTAGCAGGCTTCACACACCCTTATTTACATACACGAGTACATTATAAATTATCATATTCATATTAGAGAGAAAATGTGACTCTTGTCTGAGTCACTTCACCAAGTATTATTTTTCAGAACCATCGATTGacctgcaaatttcacaattgcctatttttttctcttgttgaatgaaattccattgtgtataaatGCCACACGGGGAGGGAAAAACAActtaatatatttgaaaagtgcCACAATGAAAACTACTACTTTGTATGTTGAAAGAAAGTCAAAAACTAAATGGACATGAACGAAAGAAAGCGgtaggctgaagagatggctcagtggttaagagcactggatgctcttatAGATGATATGTTTAGTGAGGAGCACAGacatctgtaactgtagttccagaggatccggttCCTTTCCTTGAACTCCACAGACACTATGCACACACGTAGTACACAGCAGAtattcatgcagacaaaacacgaTACACATTAAATAACAATAATCAACATAAATCAATAGAATAAAAGCCAGAAAGAAGGTAGGTTAACCCAGGCACaagttataaagaaaacatacaaaccACCCTGGGTGACTGTAGCTTATCCAATGATGGTTACAGTAATGAAAGGAACTTAAGATTAAAATATGACTTCTTTTGGTCATAGTCACATTTGTAATTCCCCAGCAGGCCTCTAACCCCAACCTCTTCCTCTCATCAATCTTTACTAAAGCATTTTTTCAGAAAGTTATATAGAACCATAGATGGTTTTTGGAATCACACGTGCAGGTCAATGTGTACAAGCGTCTAGTTCACAGCAAATAACCGTTTCTGATTTTAATGTTTCATGAAATTGGAATACAACTGTGTACTCTAAATCACCAGAAATGCAGAAAAATGATACTGTGAGTTCTGAGGTCCATGTGAAACACTATATAGccaatcagtttttaaaaatcagaaaaacaatatttttaagtgtatggCAATtagtatttaataaaaatttcagatgttttatggcagtgtttatattttcttacaagtttaaattttaaatatgccACAAATAACTAGTATTCGCATGTTCAAAAAAGGCTAGCATCTCCTCTAACACTGTAAGAAATGTGGGCAACAAGGTGTGCAATACTGGATATAATAAGAAAACTGCAAAACTTCTGATTCAGTctgattttctcatttaattgttcttaacagagcaaataaaataaaaacaacctaaTCTCTTTTGGACTATGTAAGTGTTAGATTTGTATTTTAGAATAGAAAGAATAGCAGACacacttgtctttttttcttttttctgtttttttagtatcataaatatatttttacacaacacatacacagacacacacattatatacacatacacacagagagagacacacacacgtgtatgtatgtgtgtgagagtatcatcatatatatacatattaaccTGTATTTGATTTTTCCCATGAGCACATACATATGAAACATCCTATATTTCTCATTATAAACCACTCCATTTGGTTACTTCTCAAACTGTGAATAGGGTGACCACTGAGTACATTCTGAAACACTAAAGTGTTTGAACACATTGTGGTGTCTTGAATTTCTTTTATGGAAAGATGGAGACAACTGAACAACCCTCAACAAAATTTGATTACTATTTATATGCAGGTAGCACAAAATCATCAATTAAAACAGTTTACAATCATCACACAGCATGGTAATGTGATTTGTGGAGCAGTTTTGTTATCTAATTCAAGGTAGTCTAGCAAATTACCTGGAACCTAAATAAGACATGGGACAGATGCAAATTGAATGGtggtttggtggttaagagcacttgctgctcttacaaaggacactggtttggctcccagcatccacataagatATCTCACAATGACCTGTAATTTGAGTTTCATGGTATCTaaaaccctcttctggtttctgcagaCACTGCACAGATGTggcatacatagacacataggaacaaacaaataaatgttaaataaataaatgcatacatacatgaaagaagaaagaaaaggaaggaaggaaggaaggaaggaaagaaggaaggaaggaaacagaaacccTAAGTTCTGGTAGGAGAGATCTTCACAGATAGTAAAGAGTGTTGTCTATtaatcagaacaaacaaacaaaagaattcctTCATTTGTTATTTGAAGGAATAGCCCATTGGctacaggaaaacaaaagaaaactaatttCTGCAGATTTTACTTTTCTCCCATATAAGACAGCCATTTAATCTTCCCAAAATATGATAAATTACACCAATTTCAATCACATGaattttaatacaaaaaaatataaaatcaatttCAATTTTTCTGCATATACTGAAACTGTTTGGACAAATGGACTTACTATAGGCCATCTCTCTTTGTCTGTTAATTACAGGTATCCAATGTAACCTTAAAATACTGagcttgacttcttttttttccaatgggAAGTTAGGAATGTACTTCTTCCCACagaaaatttattaaaaagtgcccaattaaatgttttaaaacaatgaGCAGTGTTCATTTTCATAGAAATAACCAGAGAAACGATGAGTTTTACCTCTGCTTTTCCACAGCCCTACTTACACAAAATAGTTTGTTGTAAAGATACCACATCTCTGAGGAGGTATTAATTGTAGAAATACAGCTGTCAGTGAGAGCCTAAATTTCCAAGAAAAGTGTCCCAGTTTATGATTGCAACCAACTGCATATTCTCAGAGATTCTTTAATGAGAAGCTATCTGATCATATCAATTATCAATTCATGAATAAATGTGTACAGTTGGCAACTGTGTTTTAATTATCATCCAACAAAAGAATTTTCTCATTCTAAATCATTCACATCACTCTTTTTGACTATTGGTTGAAATCGTGGAGCTgtgaacatttaaatatatgaatgaCAGCAGCTTGAACTACAGAATGATATTCAACctcaaaagtgaaaacaaaaataccagGGTGTGTGGAGTAAAATTGCAATTAAAAACTGCTGAGACGATCACATTTTTCTGTGACACATCACATCCATTGGTTGCCTTCCAAAAGACAAACGTAGCAAAAGAGGAAGATAGGAAAACCTGAAACAGGAAGACCTGCTTCAGAAACTCAGTGTACTGACTTAATTGGCTAGGAAGTCCAAATGCTGATACTCCGAATTATCAGccattctttttgtgttttggtaACGCATATCCTCATGCAGTGTATGTCAAATGGAATTTTTTGATTCACATCTGACATTTCAAAGTTTCCGTTTTTGAAGTCCCCCAGTCTTAAGTAAGTATCACATTGTCTTATTTGTTTGCTTAACGTAAGTTTTTCCCCAACATCTAGAGCTCCATGGTGCAAAATgtcattctgtctgtcttctgttccggtattcactttaatttttttaattgtaattgGATTTTCAAATATAATGACAAATGTATCTCCTGTTGAAGGTGGCTTTCCCCAGAAGTACTCATCAACACTGCTATAAGCCTTGCTTGCTTCATAGTTTTCAAAGACGTTCATGTTGGTGTAGAGACTTGCGGGAGGGTTATCGGGGATGTCGAATGAGTCCTCTTCAAAGTCATCATCCTTCAGCTTGTTCTCAGTTCCTTTATAGGATGAGTAATAGCCCATGTGCTGAAAGAGAGAAGGTTTAAACCGGATCACATTTTTCTGAGCCAGCAGACCTCGGAAGTGAGTCAATAGCCAGTCACAAGGCATTTCTtgataaaacattaataaaaaatggGCCAGACGTGGGAGATCATGAGAATGATAGAGTTTACCAATGTAGCCAAGCTTTGAGAATTCAAGAGTTACCCAGTACGTTCCTTCTAAGGATGCAATGACTTTCTTGATGGCAGTTAAGAAATTTTTGGAACACCGAACATCATCTTCAAGCATTACATAATAGTCTgaagtattggcacaaaaattAAGCAGAAATGCATAGTCTACATTTTGCTTGGAGCGAAATCTAACTCTATCTTCTGGGTCATTGTAATTTCTTTTAAGACCATCCAGAACTGGATAATATTCTTCAGGAGCATGTATAACCATTAATCTTCCTGCAATAATGTGATGGGCAAATTTCTGCATAATATCTTGGACCATAACATCACGCCAGGATGAGTTAAAGTCTGCTAGATGCACCACTACTGAAATTTCCTTTAATTCCTCATAGCTGGACTGTtcaaaaattgattttattgtcTCAAGTAAATAGTTTCCTTTTTTCCGTTTCACTGATGAGAGTCCAATTGTGAGATATCCTGAGCAAAATAAATCAGAGGAAGACAAATAAAATGTCAATAGGTTTCGGATAATGTAACAATAGGAATCAAATAACCAAGGTTTATGTTCTTTAGGCCTGCAATTATAGTTAGTAAATCTAGTAAATGATTATGTATTGAACATTTTAAGATTAGAGTATTAAACTCGTTTATCAAGGGCTACAGTGTTTTATGTACATTTGATATTTTATATGAAACACTAATTATATCTCTTGAGCAATCTAGTATGGATCTTATCAATATTGTTTTTGaattatgaaaatgaaagtatTCTAAAATATTCTATGCCTTAATATCCCTATATATTACCAttagaaaagagagacagaagttTAGATACAAACGTATTTACAAACAAGTCAGACACAGCACTTCACATCTGTAGTCTTAGCAATTGGATGATGGAGCCGGAAGGACTGCCCTGAGTTTGAGCATAGTTTGGTATTCACTTtgactcaaaaaccaaaacaagacaaaatacaaatgaacagtgtaaaaaataataaatagtatcTACAAAAGTAAATGGAATTTTATAATTAAGGCTTGCAAGCTAGACTCAAGTAATGAGAATGAAAAAGACTAGACATTTATTttaatcatctataaaatttccaGAGACTGTATATTTCAGTTTCCATATCACATCACTATCTTTACTAAAAGAATTAATAGGCAGACTTCACAGTTGTATTTTGAAATTTGTGTGATATGTCTTATAGAAAATAAACAGTTTCATAGGAtttatgagtctgaggccagcctgggctaccaagtgagttccaggaaaggcacaaagctacacagagaaaccctgtcttgaaaaacaaaataaaataaaataaaataaaataaacgtaTCACTCCCCAAGCACATGGTTCCAAGCTATGAATTTactgtttcatttgttttgaaagcTATTTTGCACTGATATCCAttggaaaatttttcttagaTTTAAGTAAAAAAGCAAAAACTGGATATTTTTAGGTAAGAAATATCCCCAAATGCATACTATTTACCTCTGACAAGCTTTATCATCTTTC
This window harbors:
- the Mgat4c gene encoding alpha-1,3-mannosyl-glycoprotein 4-beta-N-acetylglucosaminyltransferase C, with the protein product MFKFYQMKYIFQLLDKMRCLRKRSTVSFLGVLVVFLLFMNLYIEDSYVLEGDKQLIRETSTHQLNSERYVHTFKDLSNFSGTINVTYRYLAATPLQRKRYLTIGLSSVKRKKGNYLLETIKSIFEQSSYEELKEISVVVHLADFNSSWRDVMVQDIMQKFAHHIIAGRLMVIHAPEEYYPVLDGLKRNYNDPEDRVRFRSKQNVDYAFLLNFCANTSDYYVMLEDDVRCSKNFLTAIKKVIASLEGTYWVTLEFSKLGYIGKLYHSHDLPRLAHFLLMFYQEMPCDWLLTHFRGLLAQKNVIRFKPSLFQHMGYYSSYKGTENKLKDDDFEEDSFDIPDNPPASLYTNMNVFENYEASKAYSSVDEYFWGKPPSTGDTFVIIFENPITIKKIKVNTGTEDRQNDILHHGALDVGEKLTLSKQIRQCDTYLRLGDFKNGNFEMSDVNQKIPFDIHCMRICVTKTQKEWLIIRSISIWTS